Proteins co-encoded in one Brassica rapa cultivar Chiifu-401-42 chromosome A02, CAAS_Brap_v3.01, whole genome shotgun sequence genomic window:
- the LOC103851787 gene encoding calcium-transporting ATPase 8, plasma membrane-type, protein MTSLFKQSPGRRRGSDLESGKSDAADSDSDTFSIPAKNASVERLQQWRKAALVLNASRRFRYTLDLKKEQETREMRQKIRGHAHALLAANRFMDMGREQGVEKSVASATPAGDFGIGPEQLVLMSKDHNVSSLKQYGGAQGLSELLKTNVEKGISGDDDDLLNRKTVYGSNTYPRKKGKGFLRFLWDACQDLTLIILMVAAVASLALGIKTEGIKEGWYDGGSIAFAVILVVVVTAVSDYKQSLQFQNLNDEKRNIHLEVVRGGRRVEVSIYDLVVGDVIPLNIGNQVPADGVLIAGHSLALDESSMTGESKIVNKDANKDPFLMSGCKVADGNGVMLVTGVGVNTEWGLLMASISEDNGEETPLQVRLNGVATFIGSIGLFVAACVLVILLVRYFTGHTEDERGGPQFVKGKTKIGHVVDDVIKVITVAVTIVVVAVPEGLPLAVTLTLAYSMRKMMADKALVRRLSACETMGSATTICSDKTGTLTLNQMTVVESYAGGKKTDTEQLPATITSLCVEGIAQNTTGSIYVPEGGGDLEFSGSPTEKAILGWGIKLGMNFDTARSQSSILHAFPFNSEKKRGGVAVKTADGEVHVHWKGASEIVLASCRSYIDEDGNVAPMTEDKAQYFKNGIEEMAGRTLRCVALAFRHYEAEKVPTGEELSKWVLPEDDLILLAIVGIKDPCRPGVKDSVQLCQNAGVKVRMVTGDNVQTARAIALECGILTSDADASEPTLIEGKSFRALTDAERDKISDKISVMGRSSPNDKLLLVQSLRRRGHVVAVTGDGTNDAPALHEADIGLAMGIAGTEVAKESSDIIILDDNFASVVKVVRWGRSVYANIQKFIQFQLTVNVAALVINVVAAISSGDVPLTAVQLLWVNLIMDTLGALALATEPPTDHLMGRPPVGRKEPLITNIMWRNLLIQAIYQVSVLLLLNFRGISILGLEHEVPTHATRVKNTIIFNAFVLCQAFNEFNARKPDEKNIFKGVIKNRLFMGIIVITLVLQVIIVEFLGKFASTTKLNWQQWLICVGIGVISWPLALVGKFIPVSKTPLSNKLKCWGKKKSSGEGSL, encoded by the exons ATGACTAGCCTCTTCAAGCAATCTCCGGGAAGACGCCGGGGAAGCGATTTGGAGTCCGGCAAAAGCGACGCCGCCGACTCCGATAGCGACACCTTCTCCATCCCCGCTAAGAATGCTTCCGTCGAGCGGCTCCAACAGTGGAGA AAAGCTGCACTAGTGCTCAACGCTTCAAGGAGGTTCCGTTACACACTGGATTTGAAGAAGGAGCAAGAGACGAGGGAGATGAGACAGAAGATCAGGGGCCACGCTCATGCTCTtttg gCTGCAAATCGTTTTATGGATATGGGGCGTGAGCAAG GGGTTGAAAAATCAGTAGCTTCTGCTACTCCAGCTGGTGATTTTGGAATCGGACCTGAGCAGCTTGTGTTGATGTCGAAGGATCATAACGTTAGTTCTCTGAAGCAGTATGGAGGG GCTCAAGGGCTGTCTGAGTTACTGAAGACAAATGTAGAGAAAGGTATCAGTGGGGATGATGATGATTTGCTAAATCGCAAGACCGTCTATGGTTCAAACACGTACCCTCGCAAGAAAGGGAAAGGGTTTCTG AGGTTTCTTTGGGATGCTTGCCAGGATCTCACGTTGATCATTCTGATGGTTGCTGCAGTAGCGTCTTTAGCTCTCGGGATAAAAACGGAG GGTATCAAAGAAGGATGGTATGATGGAGGAAGCATTGCATTTGCAGTAATTCTTGTGGTTGTTGTGACTG CTGTCAGTGACTACAAACAGTCCCTCCAGTTTCAGAACTTGAATGATGAAAAGAGAAACATACATCTGGAG GTTGTAAGAGGTGGAAGACGAGTGGAAGTGTCAATATATGACCTTGTGGTTGGTGATGTCATACCCCTCAACATTGGCAATCAG GTCCCTGCAGATGGAGTGCTGATAGCTGGCCACTCTCTTGCCCTTGATGAGTCTAGCATGACTGGAGAGAGCAAAATc GTTAACAAAGACGCTAACAAGGACCCATTCCTAATGTCTGGCTGTAAAGTGGCAGATGGAAATGGTGTTATGCTG GTTACTGGTGTTGGAGTCAACACTGAATGGGGATTGCTGATGGCCAGTATTTCTGAAGACAATGGTGAAGAAACTCCCTTGCAG GTGCGATTAAATGGGGTAGCTACATTTATCGGATCCATTGGGTTATTTGTTGCTGCGTGTGTGCTAGTGATTCTACTGGTTCG ATATTTCACCGGTCACACTGAAGACGAAAGGGGAGGTCCTCAATTTGTCAAAGGAAAGACAAAAATCGGTCATGTAGTTGATGATGTGATCAAAGTTATTACCGTAGCG GTCACGATTGTAGTAGTGGCAGTGCCTGAGGGTCTTCCATTGGCAGTTACGTTGAC TCTTGCCTATTCAATGAGGAAAATGATGGCAGACAAGGCTTTG GTGCGGAGGCTATCTGCTTGTGAGACAATGGGCTCTGCCACCACTATTTGCAGCGATAAAACTGGAACACTAACTTTGAATCAG atGACAGTGGTTGAGTCTTATGCGGGGGGAAAGAAAACCGATACTGAACAATTGCCAGCAACTATCACTTCATTATGCGTTGAAGGAATAGCTCAAAACACAACTGGTAGTATTTACGTCCCAGAG GGTGGCGGTGATTTAGAGTTCTCTGGTTCACCAACAGAAAAAGCCATTCTTGGCTGGGGAATTAAG CTGGGCATGAATTTCGATACAGCCAGATCGCAGTCTTCTATTCTTCATGCTTTTCCGTTTAACTCAGAGAAGAAACGTGGTGGTGTTGCTGTAAAAACG GCTGATGGTGAAGTTCATGTTCACTGGAAAGGAGCTTCTGAAATTGTCCTTGCATCTTGCAGAAGCTACATCGATGAGGATGGTAATGTGGCACCAATGACTGAAGACAAG GCACAGTATTTCAAGAATGGTATCGAAGAGATGGCTGGAAGAACCTTACGATGTGTCGCACTGGCCTTTAGACACTATGAAGCTGAAAAGGTCCCAACAGGCGAAGAACTCTCAAAGTGGGTACTCCCAGAAGACGACCTTATTTTGCTAGCTATAGTAGGCATAAAG GATCCATGTAGACCAGGAGTCAAAGATTCAGTTCAGTTGTGTCAGAATGCTGGTGTCAAG GTCCGTATGGTCACTGGAGACAACGTCCAAACTGCCAGGGCTATTGCTTTGGAGTGTGGAATATTAACCTCAGATGCTGATGCCTCCGAGCCTACTCTCATTGAAGGAAAATCATTCCGCGCCTTGACTGATGCAGAAAGGGACAAGATTAGTGACAAAATATCG GTTATGGGCCGATCATCTCCCAATGACAAGCTTCTGCTGGTACAATCTCTGAGAAGACGTGGGCATGTTGTTGCTGTGACCGGAGATGGGACAAATGACGCTCCTGCACTGCACGAG GCCGATATTGGTCTTGCTATGGGAATAGCAGGAACAGAAGTGGCTAAGGAAAGTTCGGACATCATCATCTTGGATGATAACTTTGCTTCAGTTGTCAAG GTTGTTCGCTGGGGACGATCAGTCTACGCCAACATTCAGAAATTCATCCAGTTTCAGCTCACAGTCAATGTTGCCGCTCTTGTCATTAACGTTGTAGCTGCTATCTCAAGTGGTGACGTTCCACTTACCGCTGTGCAG CTTCTGTGGGTTAATCTGATTATGGACACTCTCGGAGCATTGGCTTTGGCTACCGAACCACCCACTGATCATCTCATGGGAAGGCCTCCCGTGGGCAGAAAGGAGCCTCTTATTACCAACATCATGTGGAGGAACCTGTTGattcag GCTATCTATCAAGTGAGTGTATTGCTACTTCTCAATTTCCGAGGCATAAGCATACTTGGCCTTGAGCATGAAGTTCCTACACATGCCACCAGAGTGAAGAACACGATAATTTTCAACGCCTTTGTTCTCTGCCAA GCATTTAACGAGTTCAATGCTCGAAAACCAGACGAGAAGAACATCTTCAAAGGCGTTATCAAGAATCGTCTCTTCATGGGAATAATAGTCATAACTCTCGTCCTCCAG GTTatcattgttgagttcctcggCAAATTCGCTTCCACAACAAAACTTAACTGGCAACAATGGCTAATATGTGTTGGCATCGGTGTGATCAG TTGGCCTCTTGCTCTGGTGGGGAAATTCATTCCGGTGTCAAAAACTCCTCTCAGCAACAAACTAAAATGCTGGGGCAAGAAAAAATCTTCTGGAGAAG GTTCACTCTGA